One window of Novosphingobium sp. P6W genomic DNA carries:
- a CDS encoding GcrA family cell cycle regulator, translating into MSWTEERIEKLTKMWEGGATASQIAEELGGVSRNAVIGKAHRLDLKARPSPVKANDKPAAPRPAAPKKVKPVEAAPTPPRPAEPEAEAPAAPAFQRAAPPAPPEAPAPRAAEPAAAPASDTPAPVSDRPRVVSVGPGGFLRQGPGDQQQPIPPAPPRRLIPAKPSAEIAGKTSLLDLNDRVCRWPMGHPGEPDFHFCGDKVNPGFPYCVDHCGRAYQAQLPRGARRAPPPLPFGGPRVR; encoded by the coding sequence ATGAGCTGGACGGAAGAGCGGATCGAGAAGCTGACCAAGATGTGGGAAGGCGGCGCAACCGCCAGCCAGATCGCGGAAGAACTTGGTGGTGTCAGCCGCAACGCGGTGATCGGCAAGGCGCATCGCCTCGACCTGAAGGCGCGCCCTTCTCCCGTGAAGGCGAACGACAAGCCTGCCGCCCCCCGCCCGGCCGCACCCAAGAAGGTCAAGCCCGTGGAAGCCGCGCCGACGCCGCCGCGCCCGGCCGAGCCAGAAGCAGAAGCGCCCGCCGCACCCGCTTTTCAGCGGGCCGCACCGCCTGCCCCTCCCGAGGCGCCCGCACCGCGCGCCGCTGAGCCGGCCGCCGCTCCTGCCAGCGATACGCCCGCGCCGGTTTCGGACCGTCCGCGCGTCGTCTCGGTCGGCCCCGGCGGCTTCCTGCGCCAGGGCCCCGGCGATCAGCAGCAGCCGATCCCGCCCGCGCCGCCGCGCCGCCTGATCCCGGCCAAGCCCAGCGCCGAGATCGCCGGCAAGACCAGCCTGCTCGACCTCAACGACCGCGTCTGCCGCTGGCCGATGGGCCACCCGGGCGAGCCGGACTTCCACTTCTGCGGCGACAAGGTAAACCCCGGTTTCCCGTACTGCGTCGATCACTGCGGCCGCGCCTATCAGGCGCAGCTTCCGCGCGGTGCCCGCCGCGCGCCCCCGCCGCTGCCCTTCGGCGGCCCGCGGGTCCGCTGA
- a CDS encoding peptidylprolyl isomerase, whose protein sequence is MMGRRVSKLAPLIAALALSVSPAMAQEAPAAPAAAPAPVPAEYVYVALTMPQGVVTLALDKTHAPLTTANYLKYVDSKKMDGAVFYRAMHFDYDHEQGLLQGGVRNPANLLPPVAHEPTSKTGIKHVAGTVSMARFAPGSATADFLILLTDMTSLNADEGNQGKDPGAGFAAFGHVVSGMDVVRKIWNAQLSPTKGQGVMKGQILENEVKIITARRTKAPPAP, encoded by the coding sequence ATGATGGGCAGGCGGGTTTCGAAGCTGGCGCCGCTGATCGCGGCGCTGGCGCTTTCGGTTTCGCCCGCCATGGCGCAGGAGGCTCCCGCAGCCCCTGCCGCCGCGCCCGCGCCGGTTCCGGCCGAATACGTCTATGTCGCGCTGACGATGCCCCAAGGCGTCGTCACGCTGGCGCTGGACAAGACCCATGCCCCGCTGACCACGGCTAATTACCTGAAATACGTCGATTCGAAGAAGATGGACGGCGCCGTTTTCTACCGCGCCATGCATTTCGACTACGACCACGAACAGGGCCTGCTGCAAGGCGGGGTGCGCAACCCCGCTAACCTGCTGCCCCCGGTCGCCCACGAACCGACCAGCAAGACCGGCATCAAGCACGTCGCGGGCACCGTCTCGATGGCCCGCTTCGCCCCGGGCAGCGCCACCGCCGACTTCCTGATCCTGCTCACCGACATGACCTCGCTCAACGCCGACGAAGGCAACCAGGGCAAGGACCCCGGCGCCGGCTTCGCCGCGTTCGGTCATGTCGTATCGGGCATGGACGTCGTCAGGAAGATCTGGAACGCCCAGCTCTCGCCCACCAAGGGCCAGGGCGTGATGAAGGGCCAGATCCTCGAAAACGAGGTGAAGATCATCACCGCGCGCCGCACCAAGGCACCGCCGGCACCCTGA
- the pnp gene encoding polyribonucleotide nucleotidyltransferase — MFDVQTVSMEWGGKTLTLETGRIARQANGAVLATYGETVVLCAVTAAKSVKEGQDFFPLTVHYQEKFSSAGRIPGGFFKRERGATEKETLTSRLIDRPIRPLFPEGFYNEINVIAQVLSYDGDTEADVLAMIAASAALTISGVPFMGPIGAARVGYVDGAYTLNPKQDAALKDGELDLVVAATGDAVMMVESEAKELTEEVMLGAVVFAHDEIKKVVNLIIDLAEKAAKEPWDVDLTDNTADIKAKLKKAVGKDITAAYKLTDKSARSNALNAARAKAKEAFSGETPQTQMVAIKTIKKLEAEIVRGAILKDGKRIDGRKLDQVRPIEAIVGFLPRTHGSALFTRGETQSICTTTLGTKESEQMIDGLEGLSYSSFMLHYNFPPYSVGEVGRFGAPGRREVGHGKLAWRALHPVLPAKEDFPYTIRVLSDITESNGSSSMATVCGGSLSMMDAGVPLVRPVSGIAMGLILEGKDFAVLSDILGDEDHLGDMDFKVAGTEVGITTMQMDIKIAGITREIMGKALEQAKAGRAHILGEMTKALGSSRTELSAHAPRIETIQIDKSKIRDVIGTGGKVIREIVAETGAKVDIDDEGIIKISSSDTAQIEAAKKWILGIVEEAEVGKVYQGKVVNIVDFGAFVNFMGGKDGLVHVSEMKNERVEKPTDVVKEGQAVYVKVLEIDPRGKVRLSMRVVDQETGAELEDTRPAREPREGGDRGPRSGGGDRDGGRGGDRRGPRREGGGRGGDRGPRGGGDRGPRGGSEGGNPDHLPAFLKED; from the coding sequence ATGTTCGACGTACAGACCGTAAGCATGGAGTGGGGCGGTAAGACCCTCACCCTGGAAACCGGCCGCATCGCCCGCCAGGCGAACGGCGCAGTCCTCGCCACCTACGGCGAAACCGTGGTGCTTTGCGCGGTTACCGCCGCCAAGTCGGTGAAGGAAGGCCAGGACTTCTTCCCGCTGACCGTTCACTACCAGGAAAAGTTCTCCTCGGCCGGCCGCATCCCCGGCGGCTTCTTCAAGCGTGAGCGCGGCGCGACCGAAAAGGAAACGCTGACCAGCCGCCTGATCGACCGTCCGATCCGCCCGCTGTTCCCCGAAGGTTTCTACAACGAAATCAACGTCATCGCCCAGGTTCTGAGCTATGACGGCGACACCGAAGCCGACGTCCTTGCGATGATCGCCGCCTCGGCTGCCCTGACGATTTCGGGCGTTCCCTTCATGGGCCCGATCGGCGCTGCGCGCGTCGGCTATGTCGACGGCGCATACACGCTGAACCCCAAGCAGGACGCCGCCCTCAAGGACGGTGAACTCGATCTGGTCGTAGCCGCCACCGGCGACGCCGTGATGATGGTGGAATCGGAAGCCAAGGAACTGACCGAAGAGGTCATGCTGGGCGCCGTCGTGTTCGCGCATGACGAAATCAAGAAGGTCGTGAACCTCATCATCGACCTGGCCGAAAAGGCCGCCAAGGAACCTTGGGACGTCGACCTGACGGACAACACCGCCGACATCAAGGCGAAGCTCAAGAAGGCCGTCGGCAAGGACATCACCGCAGCCTACAAGCTGACCGACAAGTCGGCCCGCTCCAACGCCCTGAACGCCGCGCGCGCCAAGGCGAAGGAAGCGTTCTCGGGCGAGACCCCGCAGACGCAGATGGTCGCCATCAAGACCATCAAGAAGCTGGAAGCGGAAATCGTTCGCGGCGCCATCCTCAAGGACGGCAAGCGCATTGACGGCCGCAAGCTCGACCAGGTTCGCCCGATCGAAGCGATCGTCGGCTTCCTGCCGCGCACCCACGGTTCGGCGCTGTTCACGCGCGGCGAAACGCAGTCGATCTGCACCACCACCCTTGGCACCAAGGAATCGGAGCAGATGATCGACGGCCTGGAAGGCCTGTCGTACTCGTCGTTCATGCTGCACTACAACTTCCCGCCCTACTCGGTCGGTGAAGTCGGCCGCTTCGGCGCCCCGGGCCGCCGCGAAGTCGGCCACGGCAAGCTGGCATGGCGCGCGCTGCACCCGGTGCTGCCCGCCAAGGAAGACTTCCCCTACACGATCCGCGTTCTCTCGGACATCACCGAGTCGAACGGTTCGTCCTCGATGGCCACCGTCTGCGGCGGTTCGCTCTCGATGATGGACGCCGGCGTGCCGCTGGTTCGCCCGGTTTCGGGCATCGCCATGGGCCTGATCCTGGAAGGCAAGGACTTCGCGGTTCTTTCCGACATCCTGGGTGACGAAGATCACCTCGGCGACATGGACTTCAAGGTCGCTGGCACCGAAGTCGGCATCACCACGATGCAGATGGACATCAAGATCGCGGGCATCACGCGCGAGATCATGGGCAAGGCGCTTGAGCAGGCCAAGGCCGGCCGCGCGCACATCCTGGGTGAGATGACCAAGGCACTCGGTTCTTCGCGTACCGAACTGTCGGCGCACGCCCCGCGCATCGAGACGATCCAGATCGACAAGTCGAAGATCCGTGACGTCATCGGCACCGGCGGCAAGGTCATCCGCGAGATCGTCGCCGAGACCGGCGCCAAGGTCGACATCGACGACGAGGGGATCATCAAGATCTCGTCCTCCGACACCGCACAGATCGAGGCCGCCAAGAAGTGGATCCTCGGCATCGTGGAAGAAGCGGAAGTCGGCAAGGTCTACCAGGGCAAGGTCGTCAACATCGTCGACTTCGGCGCTTTCGTGAACTTCATGGGCGGCAAGGACGGTCTCGTCCACGTTTCCGAAATGAAGAACGAGCGCGTTGAAAAGCCGACCGACGTCGTGAAGGAAGGCCAGGCGGTTTACGTCAAGGTCCTCGAGATCGACCCGCGCGGCAAGGTTCGCCTGTCGATGCGCGTCGTCGACCAGGAAACCGGCGCCGAGCTGGAAGACACCCGTCCTGCCCGTGAACCCCGCGAAGGCGGCGATCGCGGTCCGCGCAGCGGCGGCGGCGATCGCGACGGTGGGCGCGGCGGTGACCGTCGTGGTCCGCGCCGTGAAGGCGGCGGTCGCGGCGGCGATCGTGGTCCCCGCGGTGGCGGCGATCGCGGCCCGCGCGGCGGCAGCGAAGGCGGCAACCCGGATCACCTGCCGGCCTTCCTCAAGGAAGACTGA
- a CDS encoding ABC transporter permease, whose protein sequence is MADQPHSTELPDSPGILEPHGNPALSLPGRFPAKGEPVIHQVNWVGLKTLYMKEVRRFFKVQTQTIWAPAITTMLFLVIFTVALGRGGREVLGVNFATFVAPGLIVMGMMQNAFANSSFSFLAGKIQGTIIDFLMPPLTEGELMLAIVGAAVTRAVLVGLALTGAMLLWPGVDLSMAHPWAVLWFGLCGSVFLALLGFLSSIWAEKFDHNAAVTNFVIAPLSLLSGTFYVIDNLAPAFQAISRANPFFYVISGFRFGFLGQSDIGDTNMAVLHSALGLGVLDAALAGVVFLVLRSGWKLKG, encoded by the coding sequence ATGGCCGATCAACCCCATTCGACTGAGCTGCCGGACAGCCCCGGGATTCTGGAACCCCATGGCAATCCGGCTCTATCGCTTCCTGGCCGGTTTCCGGCAAAGGGAGAGCCGGTGATCCACCAAGTGAACTGGGTGGGGCTCAAGACTCTCTATATGAAGGAGGTTCGCCGCTTCTTCAAGGTCCAGACCCAGACGATCTGGGCGCCGGCGATCACCACGATGCTGTTTCTGGTGATCTTCACGGTCGCACTGGGCAGGGGCGGGCGCGAAGTGCTGGGCGTGAATTTCGCGACCTTCGTGGCGCCGGGCCTGATCGTCATGGGAATGATGCAAAACGCCTTCGCCAATTCCAGCTTCTCGTTCCTGGCCGGCAAGATCCAGGGCACGATCATCGACTTCCTGATGCCGCCGCTTACCGAGGGCGAACTGATGCTGGCGATCGTGGGTGCCGCCGTCACCCGCGCCGTGCTGGTGGGGCTGGCGCTGACCGGCGCGATGCTGCTGTGGCCGGGCGTCGATCTGTCCATGGCGCACCCCTGGGCGGTCCTGTGGTTCGGCCTGTGCGGATCGGTATTCCTTGCGCTGCTGGGCTTTCTCTCGTCGATCTGGGCGGAGAAGTTCGATCACAACGCCGCCGTGACCAACTTCGTCATCGCCCCGCTCTCGCTGCTGTCGGGCACGTTCTACGTGATCGACAACCTGGCCCCCGCGTTCCAGGCGATCAGCCGCGCCAACCCGTTCTTCTATGTAATTTCAGGCTTCCGCTTCGGCTTCCTTGGGCAGAGCGACATCGGCGATACCAACATGGCCGTGCTGCACAGCGCGCTTGGCCTCGGCGTGCTGGACGCGGCGCTTGCCGGCGTGGTATTTCTCGTCCTGCGGTCAGGTTGGAAGTTAAAGGGATAA
- a CDS encoding bifunctional diguanylate cyclase/phosphodiesterase codes for MRFTAPIVLAALCIAVSILGLLYWSGREVDRIARDRDRAVVSLVLSQGVERVAHAQESSTVWDEAVRQVRKVPLDMGWMDLNLGIWFQGYAGIDEVYILDSRDRPIYAMRDGKRTRPESYIAIEEVAGPLVARLRATRTIQKRNNARSAMLSPGQGDFAVVGGRPSIISLKPIVSDSGQLPQVPGTEAVHIGVVYLDDSVFTRVGRQYGLNDAHYAIAPDSDTRTRSAALHNRQGGTIGYLVWKPFAPGSQVTAALGPMLLLVLLLSTGVIYVLASRLARRTIDLEESRLHAQHRAMHDELTGLGNRAMFEQRLDEALSRARRHKSLLALLYIDLDRFKQVNDTLGHPAGDALIRQVARRLIAEVRGYDLVARLGGDEFAILISEPEDRLAVERICARVVAALERPFDLSGSQAFIGASVGVALAPEHGVDRTELIRKADIALYKAKNEGRSRFLFFTPVMDVDVRSREESYRELRLALADCDQQLRVHYQPIYAMDDGRMVGVEALLRWQHPEQGLVGPADFIRSAEESGLIEVVGEWVLRQAIRDARAWPGLRVAVNVSPIQLRSRKFVETVSQVLAESGVSPERLELEMTETALMAASGDVARSLSELRRLGVACALDDFGTGYSSLSHIRDFAVDRIKIDRSFVNAVATVPGAALVEAIVSLARANGLRLTAEGVEEQEQYAFLKRVGCHEVQGYLLSRPLPAGEVSSLLRGPRPASRSIGIQAAPPL; via the coding sequence GTGCGCTTCACTGCGCCGATCGTCTTGGCCGCGCTTTGCATCGCTGTATCGATCCTTGGCCTGCTCTACTGGTCTGGCCGCGAGGTGGACCGCATCGCTCGTGACCGCGACCGTGCAGTGGTATCACTGGTGCTGTCGCAAGGGGTGGAGCGGGTGGCCCATGCCCAGGAATCATCCACCGTCTGGGACGAGGCGGTGCGCCAGGTGCGCAAGGTCCCGCTCGACATGGGGTGGATGGACCTGAACCTCGGCATCTGGTTCCAGGGCTACGCCGGTATCGATGAGGTCTATATCCTCGATTCGCGGGATCGCCCAATCTATGCGATGCGCGACGGCAAGCGAACGAGGCCGGAAAGCTATATCGCGATCGAGGAGGTGGCTGGTCCGCTGGTCGCCAGATTGCGCGCTACGCGCACCATCCAGAAGCGCAACAATGCCCGCTCCGCCATGCTTTCGCCCGGGCAGGGGGATTTTGCAGTCGTGGGCGGCCGGCCCTCGATCATCAGTCTCAAGCCGATCGTCAGCGATAGCGGGCAATTGCCGCAGGTGCCGGGCACCGAAGCGGTGCACATCGGCGTCGTATACCTCGACGACAGCGTCTTCACCCGGGTCGGCAGGCAATACGGGCTGAACGATGCGCACTATGCGATCGCACCGGACAGCGATACCCGCACCCGGTCGGCAGCGCTGCATAACCGGCAGGGCGGCACGATCGGTTATCTGGTGTGGAAGCCCTTCGCGCCGGGTAGCCAGGTCACAGCGGCGCTGGGGCCGATGCTGCTGCTTGTGCTGCTGCTGTCGACGGGGGTGATCTACGTCCTTGCCAGCCGGCTTGCGCGGCGGACCATCGACCTTGAGGAGAGCCGCCTCCATGCCCAGCACCGGGCCATGCACGACGAACTCACCGGTCTGGGCAACCGCGCCATGTTCGAGCAGCGCCTTGATGAGGCGCTGTCGCGTGCGCGCCGGCACAAGTCGCTGCTGGCGCTGCTCTATATCGATCTCGACCGCTTCAAGCAGGTCAACGACACGCTGGGTCATCCCGCCGGCGATGCGCTGATCCGGCAGGTCGCCCGGCGTCTTATCGCGGAAGTGCGCGGCTACGACCTTGTCGCCCGGCTGGGCGGTGATGAATTCGCGATCCTTATCAGCGAACCCGAGGACCGGCTTGCGGTCGAGCGTATCTGCGCGCGCGTGGTTGCCGCGTTGGAACGTCCCTTCGACTTGTCCGGTTCTCAGGCCTTCATTGGCGCCAGTGTCGGCGTGGCCTTGGCCCCTGAACACGGGGTCGACCGCACCGAGCTTATCCGCAAAGCCGACATCGCTTTGTACAAGGCGAAGAACGAGGGGCGCAGCCGCTTCCTGTTCTTCACCCCGGTCATGGACGTGGATGTACGCTCACGCGAGGAGAGTTACCGGGAACTGCGCCTAGCCCTTGCCGACTGCGACCAGCAGTTGCGGGTTCACTACCAGCCGATCTATGCGATGGACGATGGGCGGATGGTCGGGGTGGAGGCACTGCTGCGCTGGCAACATCCCGAGCAGGGCCTTGTCGGTCCAGCCGACTTCATCCGCTCTGCAGAAGAATCGGGTTTGATCGAAGTGGTGGGCGAATGGGTGCTGCGCCAGGCGATCCGCGATGCGCGGGCATGGCCGGGGCTTCGCGTTGCGGTCAACGTCTCGCCGATCCAGCTACGCAGCCGCAAGTTCGTCGAAACCGTAAGCCAGGTGCTGGCCGAAAGCGGCGTATCGCCCGAACGGCTGGAGCTGGAAATGACCGAGACGGCGCTGATGGCCGCCTCGGGTGACGTCGCTCGCTCGTTGTCCGAACTGCGCCGCCTTGGCGTCGCCTGCGCCCTAGACGACTTCGGTACAGGCTATTCCTCGCTCAGTCACATCCGCGACTTTGCGGTGGACCGCATCAAGATCGACCGCTCCTTCGTCAATGCTGTCGCCACCGTGCCCGGTGCGGCGCTGGTGGAGGCGATCGTAAGCCTTGCCCGCGCCAACGGCCTGCGCCTTACCGCCGAGGGCGTCGAGGAGCAGGAGCAGTACGCGTTCTTGAAAAGGGTCGGCTGTCACGAAGTGCAGGGCTATCTGCTCTCGCGTCCGCTGCCCGCCGGGGAGGTCTCCAGCCTGCTGCGGGGGCCCAGGCCCGCAAGCCGAAGCATCGGCATACAAGCCGCCCCGCCGCTATAG
- the truB gene encoding tRNA pseudouridine(55) synthase TruB: MPHGWIILDKPIGLGSTQAVAAVKRNLREAGYGKKVKVGHGGTLDPLASGVLPIALGEATKLAGRMLDATKTYLFTVRFGTQTDTLDLEGKVVAESDVQPSQVEVEAVLARFTGPIEQVPPAYSALKVDGERAYDLARAGVEVELKSRSVTIHELGMDAFDAQEGATLRAKVSKGTYIRSLARDIALALGSRGTVTMLRRIQAGPFEGSQAIPLDKLNEVGKGAPLEQILLPLEAGLDDIPAIDLDPEQARAVRQGRVLTGMPHEDGLYCAKEGTVPVALVELSDGNVRVSRGFNLIDVAE, encoded by the coding sequence ATGCCGCATGGTTGGATCATTCTCGATAAGCCCATCGGCCTTGGCTCGACGCAGGCGGTGGCCGCCGTGAAGCGCAACCTGCGCGAGGCGGGGTATGGCAAGAAGGTCAAGGTGGGCCACGGCGGCACGCTGGACCCGCTGGCCTCGGGCGTGCTCCCCATTGCGCTGGGTGAGGCGACCAAGCTGGCCGGGCGAATGCTCGATGCCACAAAGACCTATCTGTTCACCGTCCGCTTCGGGACGCAGACCGATACCCTGGACCTTGAAGGCAAAGTCGTCGCCGAGAGCGACGTGCAGCCCTCGCAAGTTGAGGTCGAGGCCGTGCTGGCGCGCTTCACCGGACCGATCGAGCAGGTGCCGCCCGCCTATTCGGCGCTCAAGGTCGATGGCGAGCGTGCCTATGACCTGGCGCGGGCCGGTGTCGAGGTGGAGCTGAAATCGCGCAGCGTCACTATCCACGAACTGGGGATGGACGCCTTCGATGCGCAGGAGGGCGCGACCCTCAGGGCCAAAGTTTCCAAGGGGACTTACATCCGCAGCCTGGCGCGCGACATTGCGCTGGCGTTGGGATCGCGCGGCACGGTGACGATGCTGCGCCGCATCCAGGCCGGCCCGTTCGAGGGCTCTCAGGCGATTCCGCTGGACAAATTGAACGAAGTGGGTAAGGGCGCGCCTCTTGAGCAGATACTCTTGCCGCTGGAGGCGGGGCTGGACGACATCCCGGCCATCGACCTCGACCCGGAGCAGGCAAGGGCGGTCCGACAGGGCCGTGTTCTAACCGGAATGCCTCATGAAGATGGGCTTTACTGCGCGAAAGAGGGCACTGTCCCGGTCGCGCTGGTGGAGCTTTCGGACGGAAACGTCCGCGTTTCCAGGGGGTTTAATCTCATTGATGTCGCGGAGTGA
- the rpsO gene encoding 30S ribosomal protein S15 — translation MTVTAEKKLDIITDNARATGDTGSPEVQVAILTERIKNLTEHFKAHHKDNHSRRGLLAMVNKRRSLLDYLKKKDVARYNSLIQKLGLRK, via the coding sequence ATGACGGTTACTGCTGAAAAGAAGCTGGACATCATCACCGACAACGCCCGCGCCACTGGCGACACGGGCAGCCCGGAAGTCCAGGTTGCGATCCTCACGGAGCGCATCAAGAACCTGACCGAGCACTTCAAGGCTCACCACAAGGATAACCACTCGCGTCGCGGTCTGCTGGCCATGGTCAACAAGCGCCGCTCGCTGCTGGATTATCTCAAGAAGAAGGATGTAGCGCGTTACAACTCGCTCATCCAGAAGCTGGGTCTGCGTAAGTAA
- a CDS encoding DUF2239 family protein, whose translation MTVTVFYKDDVIARGSPADFAAALRDLGPLARSGDLLAFDDDTGRQVDLDLAEPVAPRPRGRPALGVEAREVTLLPRHWEWLSAQPGGASVTLRKLAEAAMRSGRSERECLDAACRFLTVMAGDRPGYEEATRALYAGDRDNFDALCVLWPSAVAEHARRLAWPKDTF comes from the coding sequence ATGACCGTTACCGTATTCTACAAGGACGACGTGATCGCCCGTGGATCGCCCGCCGATTTCGCGGCGGCTTTGCGCGATCTCGGCCCGCTGGCCCGCAGCGGTGATCTGCTTGCTTTCGACGATGACACCGGCCGTCAGGTCGATCTCGACCTGGCAGAGCCCGTAGCGCCGCGCCCGCGCGGCCGCCCGGCACTTGGCGTCGAAGCGCGCGAGGTCACCTTGCTGCCCCGGCACTGGGAATGGCTGTCCGCGCAGCCCGGCGGTGCGTCCGTCACCTTGCGCAAGCTGGCCGAGGCGGCGATGCGCAGCGGCCGCAGTGAGCGCGAATGCCTCGACGCCGCCTGCCGCTTCCTCACCGTCATGGCGGGCGACCGCCCCGGCTATGAAGAAGCAACCCGCGCGCTCTACGCCGGGGACCGCGACAATTTCGATGCCCTGTGCGTGCTATGGCCCAGCGCCGTGGCAGAACATGCCCGCCGTCTGGCGTGGCCGAAGGATACCTTTTGA